The following coding sequences are from one Humulus lupulus chromosome X, drHumLupu1.1, whole genome shotgun sequence window:
- the LOC133805645 gene encoding uncharacterized protein LOC133805645 — translation MDHPLKIRDQVRRAYMQKGPCQPHLKPFPSTKVGPQSRAFNGAWYEEFQNWLEYSVSKDGAFCLYCYLFKSNCGGQSSGDSFVGQGFRNFKNGKARLYTHVGGPSSIHNQARKMCEALMNEKQHIQTFFEKQSKQARSEYRSRLEAVVDCIRLLLRQGLAFRGDDESGDSSNQGNFLEILKFLADHNEDIKAVTLTNAPENLKLTSPDIHKDIVRAATFETLDIIIKEIGDALFSIFIDESGDISTKEQMAVVLRYVDKDERVIERFVGIEHVANTIAVSLKGAIDKLFSRYGLSISKLRGQGYDGASNMQGEFSGLKTLILNENPSAFYVHCFAHQLQLALVAVAKKHILVAYLFSVVTMVINVVGCSSKRCDILREKQDAIISEALKCGEISSGRGLNQETNLKRPSDTRWGSHYATLVSLINLFSPITNVLQIIVDDGRANSEQRFEASNLLSLMLTFDFIFNLHLMKALLGITNELSKALQRKDQDIANAMKLVKICKKRLQAMRDNEWDSFLNQVSTFCAKYNVDVPDMDDTFVAQGRSQRKTQEMTNLHHYRVEFFFVVIDIQLQELNERFNGVNTELLLCALVIHL, via the coding sequence ATGGACCATCCTTTAAAAATTCGTGATCAAGTTCGGCGAGCATATATGCAAAAAGGTCCTTGTCAACCTCACCTCAAGCCATTTCCATCGACAAAAGTTGGACCTCAATCAAGAGCATTCAACGGTGCTTGGTATGAGGAGTTTCAAAATTGGCTTGAATATAGTGTATCAAAAGATGGTGCATTTTGTCTGTATTGTTATCTGTTTAAATCAAATTGCGGAGGACAATCAAGTGGTGATTCATTTGTTGGTCAAGGATTCAGAAATTTTAAAAATGGAAAAGCAAGACTTTATACTCATGTTGGAGGTCCATCTAGTATTCACAATCAAGCTAGGAAAATGTGTGAAGCGTTAATGAACGAAAAACAACATATTCAAACATTTTTTGAAAAACAATCAAAGCAAGCTCGTAGTGAGTATCGAAGTCGTTTGGAAGCAGTAGTTGATTGCATTCGTTTGTTATTGCGACAAGGGCTTGCTTTTCGTGGTGATGATGAATCTGGAGACTCAAGTAATCAAGGTAACTTTCTTGAGATTTTAAAATTTCTTGCTGATCATAATGAAGACATCAAAGCAGTTACATTGACAAATGCTCCTGAGAATTTAAAATTAACATCACCTGATATTCATAAAGATATTGTGAGGGCTGCAACTTTTGAAACACTTGATATCATTATTAAAGAAATTGGAGATGCGTTGTTTTctattttcattgatgaatctgGTGATATTTCAACTAAGGAGCAAATGGCTGTTGTGTTGCGATATGTAGATAAAGATGAGCGTGTGATTGAACGATTTGTGGGAATTGAACATGTGGCTAATACCATAGCTGTGTCACTTAAAGGTGCTATTGATAAATTATTTTCTAGATATGGATTAAGCATATCTAAATTGCGGGGACAAGGTTATGATGGGGCAAGCAATATGCAAGGAGAGTTCAGTGGTCTTAAAACTCTTATTTTGAATGAGAATCCATCAGCTTTTTATGTTCATTGTTTTGCTCACCAACTTCAACTTGCTCTTGTAGCTGTCGCAAAGAAACATATTCTAGTTGCTTATCTTTTTAGTGTGGTAACTATGGTGATAAATGTCGTTGGATGTTCTTCTAAGCGTTGTGATATTCTTAGAGAAAAGCAAGATGCTATTATTTCTGAAGCACTCAAGTGTGGTGAAATTTCAAGTGGAAGAGGGCTAAATCAAGAAACCAATCTTAAACGTCCCAGTGATACTCGTTGGGGTTCACATTATGCTACATTGGTAAGCTTGATTAACTTATTCTCCCCTATAACTAATGTTCTTCAAATAATAGTAGACGATGGCCGAGCAAACTCTGAACAAAGGTTTGAAGCAAGTAATTTATTGTCTTTGATGTTAACATTTGATTTTATATTCAATCTACATTTAATGAAAGCATTGTTGGGAATAACAAATGAATTGTCAAAAGCACTACAGAGAAAAGATCAAGATATTGCAAATGCCATGAAATTAGTGAAAATTTGCAAGAAAAGATTACAAGCAATGAGAGACAATGAATGGGATTCCTTTCTTAATCAAGTCTCAACCTTTTGTGCTAAATATAATGTGGATGTTCCTGATATGGATGATACATTTGTTGCCCAAGGTCGATCACAGCGCAAAACTCAAGAAATGACAAATTTACATCACTATCGTGTGGAATTCTTTTTTGTTGTTATTGATATCCAACTTCAAGAGCTAAATGAACGTTTCAATGGGGTAAACACTGAACTACTTCTTTGTGCCCTGGTGATTCATTTGTAG